Proteins from a genomic interval of Parvivirga hydrogeniphila:
- a CDS encoding bifunctional 3,4-dihydroxy-2-butanone-4-phosphate synthase/GTP cyclohydrolase II, whose protein sequence is MSSPFSSIEEALEEIRAGRMVIVVDDEDRENEGDFVMAAEKVTPDAINFMAQHGRGLICLPMTGERLDELKIPPMTSVNTSAQQTAFHVSIGAKGRITTGISAADRAATILAAIDPATQPEDISMPGHVFPLRARPGGVLERAGHTEAAVDLARLAGLYPAGVICEILNPDGTMARRPELEKVAERFGLKMITVADLIRYRRRTERLVERVATVSLPTRFGEFVAHGYRSLVDDSTHVALVCGEVAGEKDVLVRVHSECLTGDVFHSLRCDCGAQLEEAMRRIQEEGRGVLLYIVGHEGRGIGLAEKLRAYELQEQGLDTVEANEALGYPADLRDYGIGAQILADLGLTSMRLMTNNPTKIVGLEAYGLTVTEAVPLQVGCTVQNVRYLKAKKDKMSHRLDLPVDLTEGE, encoded by the coding sequence ATGAGCAGCCCGTTTTCGAGCATCGAAGAGGCGCTCGAGGAGATTCGCGCTGGGCGCATGGTGATCGTGGTCGACGACGAAGACCGCGAGAACGAGGGCGACTTCGTGATGGCCGCCGAGAAGGTGACGCCGGACGCCATCAACTTCATGGCGCAGCACGGGCGCGGGCTGATCTGCCTGCCGATGACCGGCGAACGTCTGGATGAGCTGAAGATCCCGCCCATGACGAGCGTCAACACCTCGGCGCAGCAGACGGCGTTCCACGTCTCGATCGGCGCGAAGGGCCGGATCACGACCGGCATCTCTGCTGCGGACCGCGCTGCGACGATCCTGGCGGCGATCGACCCGGCGACACAGCCTGAGGACATCTCCATGCCGGGGCACGTCTTCCCGCTTCGCGCGCGGCCCGGCGGCGTGCTCGAGCGGGCAGGGCACACCGAGGCCGCTGTCGACCTCGCGCGTTTGGCGGGGCTGTACCCTGCAGGCGTCATCTGCGAGATCCTCAACCCCGACGGGACGATGGCCCGCCGCCCCGAGCTCGAGAAGGTCGCTGAGCGATTCGGGCTGAAGATGATCACCGTCGCCGATCTCATCCGCTATCGCCGCCGAACAGAACGCCTCGTCGAGCGGGTCGCCACGGTGAGCCTTCCGACGCGCTTCGGAGAGTTCGTCGCGCACGGGTACCGGTCGCTCGTGGACGACTCGACCCACGTCGCGCTCGTGTGCGGCGAGGTCGCTGGCGAGAAGGACGTGCTGGTGCGCGTGCACTCGGAGTGCCTCACCGGGGACGTCTTCCACTCGCTGCGGTGCGACTGTGGGGCGCAGCTCGAAGAAGCCATGCGGCGCATCCAAGAAGAAGGACGGGGCGTGCTGCTGTACATCGTCGGACACGAAGGACGCGGCATCGGGCTCGCGGAGAAGCTTCGGGCGTATGAGCTCCAGGAGCAGGGGCTCGACACCGTCGAGGCGAACGAGGCGCTCGGCTATCCGGCGGACCTGCGGGACTACGGCATCGGCGCCCAGATACTCGCGGACCTCGGGCTTACAAGCATGCGCCTCATGACCAACAATCCGACGAAGATCGTCGGGCTCGAGGCGTACGGGCTGACCGTGACAGAGGCGGTGCCGCTGCAGGTGGGATGCACGGTGCAAAACGTCCGGTACCTCAAGGCGAAGAAGGACAAGATGTCGCACCGGCTCGATCTGCCGGTGGACCTGACGGAAGGGGAGTGA
- the ribH gene encoding 6,7-dimethyl-8-ribityllumazine synthase: MAIFEGDLVGHGLKIGIVVSRFNELLSSKLLSGALDALTRHGVAEEDVDVAWVPGAFEIPLVAKRMAASGRYDAVLALGVVIRGGTPHFEYVAAEVSKGVAKASLDTGVPVIFGVVTADTIEQAVERSGTKAGNKGWDAALAGIEMAKLLASV, encoded by the coding sequence ATGGCCATCTTCGAGGGCGACCTGGTCGGGCACGGTCTGAAGATCGGGATCGTGGTGAGCCGCTTCAACGAGCTTCTGTCGTCCAAGCTCCTGTCCGGGGCACTGGACGCGCTGACGCGGCACGGCGTGGCCGAGGAGGACGTCGACGTCGCGTGGGTTCCCGGAGCGTTCGAGATCCCGCTCGTCGCGAAGCGCATGGCCGCAAGCGGCCGGTACGACGCGGTCCTCGCACTCGGCGTGGTGATACGAGGCGGGACGCCGCACTTCGAGTACGTGGCGGCCGAAGTCTCCAAGGGCGTGGCGAAGGCGTCGCTCGACACAGGCGTGCCCGTGATCTTCGGTGTCGTGACCGCCGACACCATCGAGCAAGCGGTGGAGCGCTCTGGCACCAAGGCGGGCAACAAGGGCTGGGACGCAGCGCTGGCCGGCATCGAGATGGCGAAGCTGCTCGCCAGCGTGTAG
- a CDS encoding histidinol-phosphatase HisJ family protein produces the protein MHVHTWRCRHGHGTAAEYVKAAARRGISVLGFAEHLPLPEELLTRDPQAVSYAMPGAELPEYLAEVRVAAESSAASGGPRVLLGLEVDLHPGNEEHVRQMLSGIEVDFVLGSVHYIDGWAFDDPDRQDGYERWSTDALWERYFADLIAAVRSGLADVIAHADLVKKFCRLPARDPFELYAAFAEAAADAGAAVEVSTAGLRKPCAEIYPSEALLRMLHDRGVPVTIGSDAHAPSEVGHAYEQAVEALRRVGYRSAVIVAGRRMEEVSL, from the coding sequence ATGCACGTCCACACCTGGCGATGCCGTCACGGGCACGGCACGGCTGCGGAGTACGTGAAGGCCGCCGCTCGCCGCGGCATCAGCGTCCTCGGGTTCGCGGAGCACCTGCCTCTGCCCGAAGAGCTTCTTACGCGCGATCCGCAGGCGGTCTCGTACGCGATGCCCGGCGCCGAGCTTCCGGAGTATCTCGCTGAGGTCCGCGTTGCGGCGGAGTCGTCTGCTGCTTCGGGAGGCCCACGCGTCCTGCTCGGCCTCGAGGTCGACCTGCATCCAGGCAACGAAGAGCATGTGCGGCAGATGCTCTCAGGCATCGAGGTCGACTTCGTGCTCGGAAGCGTGCACTACATCGACGGATGGGCGTTCGACGACCCGGACCGGCAGGACGGCTACGAACGCTGGTCCACTGACGCGCTGTGGGAGCGGTACTTCGCGGACCTTATCGCAGCCGTGCGCTCTGGACTCGCCGATGTCATCGCGCACGCAGACCTCGTGAAGAAGTTCTGCCGCCTCCCCGCGCGCGATCCGTTTGAGCTGTACGCGGCGTTCGCGGAAGCGGCGGCTGATGCCGGGGCGGCCGTCGAGGTCAGCACGGCGGGTCTTCGCAAGCCGTGCGCTGAGATCTACCCGAGTGAGGCGCTCCTGCGGATGCTCCACGACCGCGGCGTGCCTGTGACCATCGGGTCGGACGCGCACGCACCGAGCGAGGTCGGGCACGCCTATGAGCAGGCCGTCGAGGCGCTTCGGCGCGTCGGGTACCGGTCGGCGGTCATCGTCGCTGGGCGACGCATGGAGGAGGTGTCCCTGTGA
- a CDS encoding Nif3-like dinuclear metal center hexameric protein, which produces MTVCVGELAAMLARRFPLSWAEPWDRVGLRIGDPDQPVERVYVALDATIASIREAARSGCQVLVTHHPPFLADVSAIVADDPAGAIVAEALRLGVAVISEHTNLDRSPEGRVALARACGFTGMEPLEQGTEELDLVTVYAPEGSEGRIIDAMAAAGAGRIGMYERCSFSAPGIGTFTPLPGSSPAVGGHEATAAAEVRVEMVAPRGDGGRVACAARAVHPYEEPLITVTRVTRPRAQASLGAVGDIPATTLDGLAAVVAKRLGVPVRIWGEAGDPVRRVAFANGSGGSLIGAACAAGADVLVLGEVRYHDALAALESGLRILEAGHDATEYPLVGVLASVVETIVGAQAVVQEPRSIRWRVTGS; this is translated from the coding sequence GTGACCGTCTGTGTCGGCGAACTCGCCGCGATGCTCGCTCGTCGCTTTCCGCTTTCGTGGGCCGAGCCGTGGGACCGCGTCGGCCTCAGGATCGGGGATCCGGACCAGCCGGTCGAGCGCGTGTACGTCGCGCTCGATGCCACGATCGCATCGATCCGTGAAGCAGCGCGGAGCGGATGCCAGGTCCTCGTCACGCACCACCCGCCGTTCCTCGCCGACGTTTCGGCCATCGTTGCGGACGATCCTGCCGGAGCCATCGTGGCGGAGGCGCTTCGGTTAGGAGTCGCCGTGATCAGCGAGCACACGAACCTCGACCGCTCCCCCGAAGGCCGCGTGGCGCTCGCTCGAGCGTGCGGGTTCACCGGCATGGAACCGCTCGAGCAGGGGACAGAAGAGCTCGACCTCGTGACGGTGTACGCCCCCGAAGGCTCGGAGGGTCGCATCATCGATGCGATGGCCGCGGCCGGAGCCGGACGGATCGGCATGTACGAGCGGTGCTCGTTCTCAGCGCCTGGCATCGGGACGTTCACGCCGCTTCCTGGCTCGTCGCCGGCCGTGGGCGGGCACGAGGCAACGGCCGCTGCCGAGGTGCGCGTGGAGATGGTCGCACCTCGTGGCGACGGTGGACGCGTGGCCTGCGCAGCGCGAGCAGTGCACCCGTACGAGGAGCCGCTCATCACGGTGACCCGCGTGACCAGGCCTCGCGCGCAGGCTTCTCTCGGGGCCGTTGGCGACATTCCGGCGACGACTCTTGACGGCCTGGCGGCCGTGGTCGCGAAGCGCCTCGGAGTGCCCGTGCGCATCTGGGGCGAGGCCGGCGACCCCGTTCGTCGGGTCGCGTTCGCGAACGGGTCCGGCGGGTCTCTCATCGGTGCCGCGTGCGCTGCGGGCGCAGACGTCCTGGTGCTCGGCGAGGTGCGGTATCATGACGCCCTGGCGGCGCTCGAATCCGGCCTTCGCATCCTGGAGGCCGGGCACGACGCGACCGAGTATCCGTTGGTCGGTGTGCTTGCGAGCGTCGTCGAGACCATCGTCGGCGCCCAGGCCGTGGTGCAGGAACCGAGGTCGATACGATGGCGGGTGACGGGATCGTGA
- a CDS encoding zinc ribbon domain-containing protein produces the protein MAGDGIVTDAAQATRLLELGETDLEIARLTKELDELPVKTELLRLRHKLKELDALREKADAFVAAAEREIKRLEDEIAQIDAHIAAAKTQASSAGSNHKEIQNLLREADALGRQKDKKETELVDAMERAEAGETKRSEIDALITKAREKEARLVEEYRAAGGELKRRIAQAEARRASLASSLDAALLARYEAVRDAKHGIGVGRFDEGRCSVCRIDLPADKAQALQSGGPIGECPNCHRILVVERAE, from the coding sequence ATGGCGGGTGACGGGATCGTGACTGATGCGGCACAGGCCACGCGGCTTCTCGAGCTCGGAGAGACGGACCTGGAGATAGCCCGGCTCACCAAGGAGCTGGACGAGCTGCCCGTCAAGACCGAGCTTCTGCGCCTGCGGCACAAGCTCAAGGAGCTCGACGCGCTGCGCGAGAAGGCGGACGCATTCGTTGCAGCCGCCGAGCGTGAGATCAAGCGCCTCGAAGACGAGATCGCGCAGATCGACGCGCACATCGCTGCGGCGAAGACGCAGGCCAGCAGCGCCGGCTCGAACCACAAGGAGATCCAGAACCTCCTTCGCGAAGCAGACGCTCTTGGCCGTCAGAAAGACAAGAAGGAGACCGAGCTCGTCGACGCGATGGAGCGGGCGGAGGCCGGGGAGACCAAGCGCTCAGAGATCGATGCGCTCATCACCAAGGCCCGCGAGAAGGAGGCCCGCCTCGTGGAGGAGTACCGGGCCGCAGGCGGCGAGCTCAAGCGGCGCATCGCGCAGGCCGAGGCCAGGCGGGCGTCGCTCGCCTCGTCGCTCGACGCCGCGCTTCTTGCACGGTACGAGGCGGTACGCGACGCCAAGCACGGCATCGGCGTCGGCCGCTTCGATGAGGGGCGCTGTTCGGTGTGCCGCATCGACCTTCCCGCTGACAAAGCGCAGGCCCTGCAGTCCGGCGGGCCGATCGGGGAGTGCCCGAACTGCCATCGGATCCTCGTCGTGGAGCGTGCTGAATGA
- a CDS encoding ribonuclease HI family protein, whose amino-acid sequence MTRRGTLHADGAARGNPGPAAIGVALYDENEREVVAFGRCIGETTNNVAEYHALIAGLKAAADDGFDELSVKLDSELLVRQMTGVYKVKSPHLKPLHEQARALVARFANVRFQHVPRALNRRADELCNKALDDHSAADAASRAGEDSLRLF is encoded by the coding sequence ATGACGCGTCGGGGCACGCTGCACGCAGACGGCGCGGCGAGAGGCAACCCCGGTCCTGCCGCCATCGGCGTGGCGCTCTATGACGAGAACGAGCGAGAGGTCGTCGCGTTCGGCCGCTGCATCGGTGAGACGACCAACAACGTCGCGGAGTACCACGCCCTCATCGCCGGCTTGAAAGCCGCGGCAGATGACGGGTTCGACGAGCTTTCCGTGAAGCTCGACAGCGAGCTGCTCGTGCGGCAGATGACGGGCGTGTACAAGGTCAAGAGCCCTCACCTGAAACCGCTTCACGAGCAAGCGAGGGCGCTCGTAGCGCGGTTCGCAAACGTCCGGTTCCAGCACGTGCCGCGAGCGCTCAATCGCCGCGCAGACGAGCTGTGCAACAAAGCGCTTGACGACCACAGCGCTGCGGACGCCGCGTCGCGTGCCGGCGAGGACTCCCTGCGCCTGTTTTAG
- the queD gene encoding 6-carboxytetrahydropterin synthase QueD yields the protein MYTLTVKYHFDAAHALRSYEGECRNLHGHTWDVEVTVGGETLDDRDILYDFKDLKTDLTEVLAEFDHRYLNEVPPFDRLSPTAENLARIIFEKVTVRVEEATGGRVQVLEVAVWESPVARVVFSRA from the coding sequence ATGTACACGCTCACCGTGAAGTACCACTTCGACGCAGCGCACGCGCTCCGGTCGTACGAAGGCGAGTGCCGGAACCTCCACGGACACACCTGGGACGTGGAGGTCACCGTGGGCGGCGAGACGCTGGACGACCGGGACATCCTCTACGACTTCAAAGATCTCAAGACCGATCTTACCGAGGTGCTGGCCGAGTTCGACCACCGGTACCTGAACGAGGTTCCGCCGTTCGACCGCTTGAGCCCGACAGCGGAGAATCTCGCACGCATCATCTTCGAGAAGGTGACGGTCCGCGTGGAAGAGGCCACCGGCGGCAGGGTGCAGGTCCTGGAGGTGGCCGTCTGGGAGTCGCCCGTCGCGCGCGTCGTGTTTTCGCGGGCGTAG
- a CDS encoding metal-dependent transcriptional regulator yields MPSHTIEEYLEAIYKLSENGPVRPVRIAEALGVSGPTVTATLQRLGRDGYVNRPRGRVELTDAGRRAALDVIRRHRLAERFLADVLGLPWEDVHEEACRLEHALSPKVLAALELFLDNPATCPHGHPIPDARGTVRQSSGISLAEVRPGTEAVVVRVDEDEAGLLDHLASLGLYPGTQVLVRDVSAFDGALLVESGSARFALSAEAAARIVVRLASAE; encoded by the coding sequence GTGCCGAGCCACACGATCGAGGAGTACCTCGAAGCCATCTACAAACTGTCCGAGAACGGACCCGTGCGCCCCGTCCGCATCGCCGAGGCGCTCGGCGTCTCGGGACCGACGGTGACCGCCACGCTTCAACGGCTCGGTCGCGACGGGTACGTGAACCGTCCTCGCGGCCGCGTGGAGCTCACCGACGCAGGAAGGCGGGCGGCTCTCGACGTGATCCGGCGGCACCGCCTTGCCGAGCGGTTCTTGGCCGACGTCCTCGGGCTGCCGTGGGAGGACGTGCACGAGGAGGCGTGCCGGCTCGAGCACGCGCTGTCGCCGAAGGTGCTTGCTGCGCTGGAGTTGTTCTTGGACAACCCGGCGACCTGCCCCCACGGCCACCCGATCCCGGACGCTCGCGGCACGGTCCGGCAGTCGTCAGGCATCTCGCTTGCCGAGGTGAGGCCGGGCACGGAAGCGGTCGTCGTGAGGGTGGACGAGGACGAAGCGGGGCTGCTGGACCACCTCGCGTCCCTCGGGCTGTACCCCGGAACGCAGGTGCTCGTCCGCGACGTGTCGGCGTTCGACGGTGCGCTCCTCGTCGAGTCCGGCTCCGCGCGCTTCGCCCTGAGCGCAGAAGCGGCGGCACGCATCGTGGTGCGGCTCGCGTCGGCCGAATAG
- a CDS encoding DUF6504 family protein, which produces MGRYRAIKQYRPADRAGQPLDLFSGQATRTPVILELLKSPWVVRGSQLKGGPLGSGKRREELVEVDWDGSKRAPAAFVWNGTRYRVDALVQTWSVERAWWDPRARMSRRCFRVLARGGLYDLAFDRREGRWLLVGVVD; this is translated from the coding sequence GTGGGACGGTATCGCGCGATCAAGCAGTACCGGCCAGCCGACCGAGCCGGGCAGCCGCTCGACCTTTTCAGCGGTCAGGCGACGAGAACGCCGGTCATCCTCGAGCTTCTGAAAAGCCCGTGGGTCGTCCGTGGGTCGCAGCTCAAAGGCGGCCCGCTCGGGTCCGGCAAGCGCCGCGAAGAGCTCGTCGAGGTCGACTGGGACGGGTCGAAGCGTGCCCCGGCAGCATTCGTGTGGAACGGCACGCGCTACCGCGTGGACGCGCTCGTGCAGACCTGGAGCGTCGAGCGCGCGTGGTGGGACCCCCGGGCCCGGATGAGCCGCCGCTGCTTCCGGGTCTTGGCGCGCGGCGGCCTGTACGATCTCGCGTTCGACCGCCGCGAGGGCCGTTGGCTGCTCGTGGGGGTCGTCGACTGA